The following coding sequences lie in one Equus asinus isolate D_3611 breed Donkey chromosome 1, EquAss-T2T_v2, whole genome shotgun sequence genomic window:
- the CRYGN gene encoding gamma-crystallin N isoform X2 — protein sequence MNRVNSIHVESGAWVCFDHPDFRGQQFVLEHGDYPDFFRWNGHNDHMGSCRPVGMHGEHFRLEIFEGCNFTGQCLEFQDDCPFLQSRGWAKNCVNAIKVYGDGAWVLYEEPSYRGRMYLVERGDFRSFSDWEAPSARVQSLRRVVNFF from the exons ATGAACCGGGTCAACTCCATCCACGTGGAGAGTGGAGCCTGGGTCTGCTTCGACCACCCCGACTTCCGGGGCCAGCAGTTTGTCCTGGAGCACGGCGACTACCCTGACTTCTTCCGCTGGAACGGCCATAATGACCACATGGGCTCCTGTCGGCCTGTGGGAATG CATGGGGAGCACTTCCGCCTAGAAATCTTTGAGGGCTGCAACTTCACTGGCCAGTGCCTGGAGTTCCAGGACGACTGCCCCTTCCTGCAGAGTCGGGGCTGGGCCAAGAACTGTGTCAACGCCATCAAGGTGTACGGGGACGGAGC GTGGGTCCTGTACGAGGAGCCCAGCTACCGCGGCCGCATGTACCTGGTGGAGCGCGGCGACTTCCGCAGCTTCTCCGACTGGGAGGCCCCCAGCGCTCGCGTCCAGTCCCTGCGCAGGGTGGTCAACTTCTTCTAG
- the CRYGN gene encoding gamma-crystallin N isoform X1, translated as MAQRSGKITLYEGTHFTGRKLEVFGDCDNFQDRGFMNRVNSIHVESGAWVCFDHPDFRGQQFVLEHGDYPDFFRWNGHNDHMGSCRPVGMHGEHFRLEIFEGCNFTGQCLEFQDDCPFLQSRGWAKNCVNAIKVYGDGAWVLYEEPSYRGRMYLVERGDFRSFSDWEAPSARVQSLRRVVNFF; from the exons ATGGCGCAGCGCTCGGGGAAG ATCACTCTCTATGAGGGCACCCACTTCACGGGGCGGAAGCTGGAGGTCTTTGGGGACTGTGACAACTTCCAGGACCGAGGCTTTATGAACCGGGTCAACTCCATCCACGTGGAGAGTGGAGCCTGGGTCTGCTTCGACCACCCCGACTTCCGGGGCCAGCAGTTTGTCCTGGAGCACGGCGACTACCCTGACTTCTTCCGCTGGAACGGCCATAATGACCACATGGGCTCCTGTCGGCCTGTGGGAATG CATGGGGAGCACTTCCGCCTAGAAATCTTTGAGGGCTGCAACTTCACTGGCCAGTGCCTGGAGTTCCAGGACGACTGCCCCTTCCTGCAGAGTCGGGGCTGGGCCAAGAACTGTGTCAACGCCATCAAGGTGTACGGGGACGGAGC GTGGGTCCTGTACGAGGAGCCCAGCTACCGCGGCCGCATGTACCTGGTGGAGCGCGGCGACTTCCGCAGCTTCTCCGACTGGGAGGCCCCCAGCGCTCGCGTCCAGTCCCTGCGCAGGGTGGTCAACTTCTTCTAG